One stretch of Leishmania infantum JPCM5 genome chromosome 24 DNA includes these proteins:
- a CDS encoding putative malic enzyme: MLAKSLVHLIEVSKRPVRGVDYLRNRFTNKGTAFTAAERSHMNVEGLLPPSVETLDDQVERYWDQLNRFNEPINRYQLLRNVQNTNVTLYYAILTRYLKQTLPIVYTPTVGEACQRYGDLYQKDHGLYLDVAIKGKVRKLIQNLRKTNVDVIVITDGSRILGLGDLGANGIGISIGKCSLYVAAGGVKPSRVLPVVMDVGTNNLELRNNPLYLGLRKPRCGDADFYALLDEFMEAVKDTWPSAVVQFEDFSNNHCFDMLERYQKKYRCFNDDIQGTGAVIAAGFHTAVKLSKIPMEQQRIVFFGAGSAATGVAESIADLAAEAGMKKEDVKKSIFFVDSMGMVATNRGDKLAKHKLGWARTDIPDAVIASLKTLEDVVRYVRPTALIGLGATANVFSREIVEFLHSCCPHPIIFPLSNPSSKAEIVPANAYKWTNGDAIVASGSPFPETVVSGRTLQPSQGNNLYIFPGVGLGCCIAQPPYIPQEVLVAAAACLSTLATPDDLAKGQLYPSIEEVRRVSREVAVACIQKLQELGLAKADLPDNRPDLMKLVKTAFWEPRYLPENYYLEKEFIC, from the coding sequence ATGCTTGCCAAGTCGCTGGTTCATCTGATCGAGGTGTCGAAGCGCCCAGTGCGCGGTGTCGATTACCTGCGCAACCGCTTCACCAATAAGGGCACAGCCTTTACCGCAGCAGAGCGGTCGCACATGAACGTGGAAGggttgctgccgccctctGTCGAGACCCTCGATGATCAGGTGGAGCGGTACTGGGATCAGCTGAACCGTTTCAACGAGCCGATCAACCGCTATCAGTTGCTGCGCAACGTGCAGAACACGAACGTCACCCTCTACTACGCCATCTTGACGCGGTACCTGAAGCAGACACTGCCGATCGTGTACACACCGACCGTCGGCGAGGCCTGCCAGCGCTACGGTGACCTCTATCAGAAGGACCACGGACTGTACCTCGACGTCGCCATCAAGGGCAAGGTGAGGAAGCTGATTCAGAACCTTCGCAAGACGAACGTCGACGTCATCGTTATCACCGATGGCTCCCGCATTCTCGGCCTGGGCGACCTCGGCGCCAACGGCATCGGCATCAGCATCGGCAAGTGCTCCCTGTACGTCGCTGCGGGCGGTGTGAAGCCGAGCCGCGTTCTGCCGGTCGTCATGGACGTTGGCACAAACAACCTCGAGCTCCGCAACAACCCGCTTTATCTCGGTTTGCGCAAgccgcggtgcggcgacgccgactTTTACGCTCTGCTGGACGAGTTCATGGAAGCTGTGAAGGACACCTGGCCCTCCGCTGTCGTGCAGTTCGAGGACTTCAGCAACAACCACTGCTTCGACATGCTGGAGCGCTACCAAAAGAAGTACCGCTGCTTCAACGACGATATCCagggcaccggcgccgtcatAGCTGCTGGTTTCCACACGGCGGTGAAGCTAAGCAAGATCCcgatggagcagcagcgcatcgtcTTCTTCGGCGCCGGCTCTGCCGCGACCGGTGTGGCGGAGAGCATCGCCGACCTCGCCGCTGAGGCCGGGATGAAGAAAGAGGACGTCAAGAAGAGCATCTTCTTCGTCGACTCGATGGGCATGGTGGCCACCAACCGCGGTGACAAGCTGGCCAAGCACAAGCTGGGATGGGCCCGCACCGACATCCCTGACGCAGTTATTGCAAGCCTGAAGACTCTCGAGGACGTTGTGCGCTACGTGCGGCCGACCGCGCTCATCGgcctcggcgccaccgccaacgTCTTTTCGCGCGAGATTGTGGAGTTTCTGCACTCGTGCTGCCCTCACCCGATCATATTCCCGCTGTCAAATCCGTCCAGCAAAGCCGAAATTGTGCCGGCGAACGCATACAAGTGGACGAACGGCGATGCCATCGTGGCCTCCGGCAGCCCCTTTCCTGAGACGGTCGTCAGCGGCCGCACGCTGCAACCATCGCAAGGCAACAACCTGTACATCTTCCCCGGGGTGGGTCTCGGCTGCTGCATTGCTCAGCCGCCGTACATCCCGCAGgaggtgctggtggcggccgctgcctgcCTGAGCACGCTGGCCACGCCGGACGACCTCGCCAAGGGACAGCTGTACCCGTCTATtgaggaggtgcgccgcgtgtCGCGTGAGGTGGCCGTGGCGTGTATTCAGAAGCTACAGGAGCTGGGGCTGGCCAAGGCAGATCTGCCAGATAACCGCCCAGACCTGATGAAGCTGGTGAAGACGGCTTTCTGGGAGCCGCGCTACTTGCCCGAGAATTATTACCTGGAGAAGGAGTTTATTTGCTAA